Proteins encoded in a region of the Flavobacteriaceae bacterium HL-DH10 genome:
- a CDS encoding acyl-CoA reductase yields MQLQEKIDAFIKLGDFLKQFSNEFIQKKDNIEHNDLFFDGFKHQLKLAEEHNGWFTKENIVFAIKGWTELLTQANLNKWLEHYSINISEPKQVAIIMAGNIPLVGFHDFLSVLISGHKVLVKQSSNDKHLLPYLAKYLEYVAPEFKGKISFTEAKIENFDAVIATGSNNTARYFEYYFKGKPSIIRNNRNSVAVLTGNETAEDLKNLSEDIFRYYGLGCRNVSKLFVPKDYKFDAFFEGIYHWHPIVEKAKYANNYDYNKAVYLMSEFDMLENGFFMIKEDESYASPIATLFYEFYENTEQLKKKLEEDDNKIQCIVSKDFTENEIAFGATQKPQLWDYADSVDSIEFLLAI; encoded by the coding sequence ATGCAATTACAAGAAAAAATTGACGCTTTTATAAAATTAGGAGATTTTTTAAAGCAATTTTCTAATGAATTTATTCAAAAAAAGGATAATATTGAACATAATGACTTATTCTTTGATGGTTTTAAACATCAATTAAAACTTGCAGAAGAACACAATGGCTGGTTTACCAAAGAAAACATTGTGTTTGCCATAAAAGGCTGGACAGAATTGTTAACACAAGCGAACCTAAACAAATGGTTAGAACATTATAGCATCAACATTTCTGAACCTAAGCAAGTTGCCATTATTATGGCAGGAAACATTCCTTTAGTTGGTTTTCATGATTTTTTATCAGTTTTAATATCTGGTCATAAAGTATTGGTTAAACAATCCTCAAACGACAAACACCTACTCCCCTATTTAGCTAAATATTTAGAATATGTTGCTCCTGAATTTAAAGGAAAAATAAGTTTTACAGAAGCTAAAATTGAAAACTTTGATGCTGTTATAGCTACAGGTAGTAATAATACAGCACGCTATTTTGAATATTACTTTAAAGGAAAACCTTCCATTATTAGAAATAATAGAAATTCTGTAGCTGTTTTAACGGGTAATGAAACTGCTGAAGATTTAAAAAACCTTTCTGAAGATATTTTTAGATATTATGGTTTGGGTTGCAGAAATGTTTCCAAATTATTTGTACCTAAAGACTATAAATTTGACGCTTTTTTCGAAGGCATCTACCATTGGCACCCTATTGTAGAAAAAGCTAAATATGCGAACAACTATGATTACAATAAAGCGGTGTATTTAATGAGCGAATTTGACATGCTTGAAAATGGCTTTTTTATGATTAAAGAGGATGAAAGTTACGCATCTCCAATAGCAACTTTGTTTTATGAGTTTTATGAAAACACTGAGCAATTAAAGAAAAAACTAGAGGAAGATGACAATAAAATCCAATGCATCGTTTCTAAAGATTTTACTGAAAATGAAATTGCATTTGGTGCTACACAAAAACCTCAACTTTGGGATTATGCGGATAGTGTAGATTCTATTGAATTTTTATTAGCAATTTGA
- a CDS encoding Gfo/Idh/MocA family oxidoreductase has protein sequence MSKKIKFIIIGSGNIATTYLSAITNITNAQVVGIVSSKTNKPETLSSLPFFKSLSDINIDFDAVIICTPNGLHHVSAIEAASLGKHVLCEKPIDITLKSIDKMINSCKENNVKLAVAYQRRYSSDNPIVKKLIDENKLGKIFSVDLSIKNYRDDDYYNSSAYRGTYNIDGGGPFIQQASHYIDLYYWYFGKPVKLVSQLGTFVHDIEVEDHGAAICVHDNGMIATITASTATKPGFPAKMELYTSKGYLILENDVITHWDIEGVENPTTVKSTKNTHTGAATASVSDTTNHETVLNNFIEAINNNAELLVTGESARNATEIILDIYKNQF, from the coding sequence ATGAGTAAGAAAATCAAATTTATAATTATAGGAAGTGGTAATATTGCAACTACTTACCTTTCTGCAATAACAAACATTACAAATGCCCAAGTTGTTGGTATTGTATCAAGCAAAACCAACAAACCAGAAACGCTTAGTTCCCTTCCTTTTTTTAAATCACTATCTGATATTAATATAGATTTTGATGCCGTTATTATTTGTACTCCAAACGGGTTGCATCATGTTAGCGCCATTGAGGCAGCGTCTTTAGGTAAGCATGTTTTATGCGAAAAACCAATAGATATTACTTTAAAGTCTATTGATAAGATGATTAATTCCTGCAAAGAAAATAACGTTAAGCTTGCTGTTGCTTATCAAAGGCGTTATAGCTCTGATAACCCAATTGTAAAAAAGTTGATTGATGAAAATAAGTTGGGGAAAATATTTTCGGTTGATTTGTCAATTAAAAATTATCGTGATGATGATTATTATAATTCTTCAGCATATCGAGGGACTTACAATATTGATGGAGGTGGACCATTTATTCAACAAGCATCACACTACATAGATTTATATTATTGGTATTTTGGTAAGCCAGTTAAATTAGTGAGCCAGTTAGGAACTTTTGTTCACGATATCGAAGTAGAAGATCATGGTGCAGCTATTTGTGTACATGATAATGGGATGATAGCAACCATTACAGCATCAACAGCTACGAAACCAGGTTTTCCAGCAAAAATGGAATTATACACCAGTAAAGGTTATCTTATTCTAGAGAACGATGTTATTACACATTGGGATATTGAAGGCGTAGAGAATCCAACAACAGTAAAGTCAACCAAGAACACACATACGGGTGCTGCAACTGCATCTGTAAGCGATACCACAAACCATGAAACTGTTTTAAATAATTTTATAGAGGCTATAAATAACAATGCAGAACTTTTAGTAACAGGAGAATCTGCTAGAAATGCTACAGAAATTATTTTAGATATTTATAAAAACCAATTCTAA
- a CDS encoding DMT family transporter, with product MQTKRSFWYGIAIGVLGIVLFSSKAVMVKLAYNYKVDAISILLLRMLFSFPFYVVIAYVYGKKHSNHVVERKDYVWIVFFGFVGYYLASYFDFVGLTYIKASLERIILFIYPTIVILLNKLFLKQPINKIQLGAIGLTYLGIIIAFWDEVVISGTDTYLGGFFILLSAITYASYLVGTGWLIPKFGVMKFTAYAMLVSCVCVFIHYGIIYKTNLFSFTWEVYVLGILIAVFATVIPSFLVSASIKMISSSNFAIVAGIGPISTIILAAVFLNEKLTLLQLFGALIVIIGILFVSIKKSKA from the coding sequence ATGCAAACAAAAAGAAGCTTTTGGTATGGTATAGCAATAGGTGTTTTAGGAATTGTTCTTTTTTCCTCAAAAGCCGTTATGGTAAAATTAGCTTATAATTACAAGGTAGATGCCATTAGTATATTATTACTTCGTATGTTATTTTCATTTCCGTTTTATGTGGTTATAGCTTATGTATACGGTAAGAAACACAGTAATCATGTAGTAGAGAGAAAAGATTATGTTTGGATTGTCTTTTTTGGTTTTGTTGGTTATTATTTAGCTAGTTATTTCGATTTTGTTGGACTTACTTATATCAAAGCAAGTTTAGAACGAATCATTTTGTTTATATATCCTACTATTGTCATTCTTTTAAATAAGCTCTTTTTAAAACAGCCCATAAATAAAATTCAATTAGGAGCAATTGGATTAACCTATTTAGGAATTATTATAGCTTTTTGGGATGAAGTCGTTATATCTGGAACAGATACTTATTTGGGTGGTTTCTTTATTTTATTAAGTGCCATAACATATGCGTCTTACTTAGTTGGTACTGGTTGGTTAATTCCAAAATTTGGAGTCATGAAATTTACAGCCTATGCTATGCTTGTTTCATGTGTATGTGTTTTTATTCATTATGGAATTATATATAAAACAAATTTATTTAGTTTTACTTGGGAAGTCTATGTTTTAGGGATTTTAATTGCTGTTTTTGCAACAGTTATACCATCGTTTTTAGTGTCTGCTTCTATAAAAATGATTAGTTCTTCAAATTTTGCTATTGTTGCTGGTATTGGGCCTATTTCAACTATTATTTTGGCTGCTGTTTTTTTAAATGAAAAACTAACCTTATTACAGTTGTTTGGAGCGTTAATAGTTATTATTGGTATATTATTTGTCTCAATAAAAAAAAGTAAAGCATAA
- the ychF gene encoding redox-regulated ATPase YchF, with product MKAGIVGLPNVGKSTLFNCLSNAKAQSANFPFCTIEPNIGVVNVPDPRLEKLEELVNPVRVQPATVEIVDIAGLVKGASKGEGLGNQFLANIRETDAILHVLRCFDNDNIVHVDGNVNPIRDKETIDMELQLKDLETVDKKLDKVKRAAKTGNKEAQKEEAVLLKIKAGLEAGVSVRALEFSEEDDIDFVKPSQFITDKPVMYVCNVDEGSAVSGNSYVDLVKEAVKDESAEVLVLAVGTEADINELDDYEERQMFLQDIGLDEAGSAKLIRSAYKLLNQQTYFTAGVKEVRAWTIDIGATAPQAAGVIHTDFEKGFIRAEVIGYDDFASYGSEAKVKEAGKMRVEGKNYIVKDGDVMHFLFNV from the coding sequence ATGAAAGCAGGCATCGTAGGATTACCAAATGTAGGGAAATCAACTTTATTTAATTGTTTATCTAATGCAAAAGCACAAAGTGCAAATTTTCCATTTTGTACAATAGAACCAAATATAGGTGTGGTAAATGTGCCAGATCCACGTTTAGAAAAACTTGAAGAATTAGTAAATCCAGTACGTGTGCAACCAGCAACGGTAGAAATAGTTGATATTGCTGGATTGGTAAAAGGAGCAAGTAAAGGCGAAGGTTTAGGAAATCAGTTTTTAGCAAATATTAGAGAAACCGATGCTATTTTGCATGTGTTGCGTTGTTTTGATAATGATAATATTGTGCATGTTGATGGTAATGTAAATCCAATTCGCGATAAGGAAACTATCGATATGGAATTGCAACTTAAAGATTTGGAAACCGTTGATAAAAAACTTGACAAAGTAAAACGTGCCGCTAAAACAGGTAATAAAGAAGCTCAAAAAGAAGAAGCAGTTTTATTAAAAATAAAGGCAGGATTAGAAGCAGGAGTTTCTGTAAGAGCTTTAGAGTTTAGTGAAGAAGATGATATCGATTTTGTTAAGCCATCACAGTTTATTACAGATAAACCTGTTATGTATGTTTGTAATGTAGATGAAGGATCTGCAGTTTCAGGAAATTCGTATGTAGATTTAGTAAAAGAAGCTGTTAAAGACGAAAGTGCTGAGGTTTTAGTTTTAGCGGTTGGTACAGAAGCTGATATTAATGAATTAGACGATTACGAGGAGCGTCAAATGTTTTTGCAAGATATAGGATTAGATGAAGCTGGTTCTGCTAAATTAATTCGTTCTGCTTATAAGCTTTTAAATCAACAAACATATTTTACTGCTGGTGTAAAAGAAGTTCGTGCTTGGACAATTGATATTGGAGCTACAGCACCTCAAGCAGCTGGGGTTATTCATACCGATTTTGAAAAAGGGTTTATACGTGCTGAAGTAATTGGATACGACGATTTTGCAAGCTACGGTAGTGAAGCAAAAGTTAAAGAAGCTGGAAAAATGCGTGTAGAAGGTAAAAATTATATCGTTAAAGATGGTGATGTAATGCATTTTCTGTTTAACGTGTAA
- a CDS encoding thiamine diphosphokinase produces MNEKTVFLLINGEPPSEIPDLANYNVICATDGAYQYLEKNDIIPNFISGDFDSVKKLPKNIEVIHTPNQDFTDFDKILQILFERDYKSIHVFGASGQEQDHFLGNLHSAVQWKKKLNLTFFDNYGSYFLANKTTQLSSCKGKTISLVPFPKATGIITEGLQYPLKKETLSFGSRIGTRNIAILDDVVITFKTGDLFVFINH; encoded by the coding sequence ATGAATGAAAAGACAGTATTTCTACTTATAAATGGAGAACCACCAAGCGAGATTCCAGATTTAGCAAATTATAATGTTATTTGCGCAACAGATGGTGCTTACCAGTATTTAGAAAAAAATGATATTATTCCTAATTTTATAAGTGGTGACTTCGATTCGGTAAAAAAACTTCCTAAAAACATTGAAGTTATTCATACGCCTAATCAAGATTTTACCGATTTTGATAAAATTTTACAGATTTTATTTGAAAGAGATTATAAATCAATTCATGTTTTTGGAGCCAGTGGGCAAGAGCAAGACCATTTTTTAGGAAACTTACACTCAGCCGTTCAGTGGAAAAAGAAACTTAATCTTACTTTTTTTGATAATTATGGTTCTTATTTTTTGGCAAATAAAACCACACAATTATCTAGTTGTAAGGGGAAAACAATATCATTAGTGCCTTTTCCAAAAGCTACTGGAATTATTACAGAAGGATTGCAATACCCCTTAAAAAAAGAAACACTTTCTTTTGGGAGTAGAATAGGTACTAGAAATATAGCTATTTTAGATGATGTTGTTATTACTTTTAAAACAGGTGATTTATTCGTTTTTATAAATCATTAA
- a CDS encoding DNA topoisomerase IV subunit B, with the protein MAEQSNYTEDNIRSLDWKEHIRMRPGMYIGKLGDGSSPDDGIYILLKEVLDNSIDEYVMGAGKTIEISIQGTKVTVRDYGRGIPLGKVVDVVSKMNTGGKYDSKAFKKSVGLNGVGTKAVNALSSFFRVESTRDNKSASAEFEQGNLVNQDLLDETSRRKGTKVSFIPDELIFKNYKFRSEYIVKMLKNYVYLNPGLTIVFNGEKYFSENGLKDLLNEKIAESDLLYPIIHLRGEDIEVALTHSKTQYSEEYNSFVNGQNTTQGGTHLNAFREALVKTIREFYGKNYDASDIRKSIVSAIAIKVMEPVFESQTKTKLGSTDMGGDLPTVRTYISDFLKTYLDNYLHKNPETSEKLQRKILQAERERKELSGIRKLAKDRAKKASLHNKKLRDCRVHFGDTKNERNLETTLFITEGDSASGSITKSRDVNTQAVFSLKGKPLNCYGLSKKIVYENEEFNLLQAALNIEETLEDLRYNNVVIATDADVDGMHIRLLLITFFLQFFPEVIKNGHLYILQTPLFRVRNKKETIYCYSEDERRNAIEKLKPKPEITRFKGLGEISPDEFKHFIGDDIRLDPIMLDDNMSIEDLLAFYMGKNTPTRQEFIIDNLKVELDIVE; encoded by the coding sequence ATGGCTGAACAATCTAATTACACTGAAGATAATATACGTTCACTTGACTGGAAAGAACATATTCGTATGCGTCCAGGAATGTATATTGGTAAGCTTGGTGATGGATCGTCTCCTGATGATGGTATTTATATACTTTTAAAAGAAGTCCTAGACAATTCTATTGATGAGTATGTTATGGGAGCTGGAAAAACCATAGAGATTTCTATTCAAGGCACTAAGGTTACGGTTCGCGATTATGGTCGTGGTATTCCCTTAGGGAAAGTAGTAGATGTGGTGTCTAAAATGAACACCGGTGGGAAGTACGATTCCAAAGCTTTTAAAAAATCGGTTGGATTAAATGGTGTGGGTACAAAGGCAGTAAATGCTTTGTCGTCTTTTTTTAGAGTAGAATCTACTCGTGATAATAAAAGTGCTTCCGCAGAATTTGAGCAGGGTAACTTAGTTAATCAAGATTTATTAGATGAAACGTCGCGCCGAAAAGGAACAAAAGTATCTTTTATTCCGGATGAATTAATCTTTAAAAATTATAAATTCAGAAGTGAGTATATTGTTAAAATGCTTAAAAACTATGTGTACTTAAACCCTGGTTTAACGATTGTTTTTAATGGCGAAAAGTATTTTAGTGAAAACGGATTAAAAGATTTGTTGAATGAGAAAATTGCAGAATCCGATTTATTATACCCAATAATTCATCTCAGAGGTGAAGATATTGAAGTTGCCTTAACACACAGCAAAACACAATATAGCGAAGAGTATAATAGTTTTGTAAACGGACAAAACACCACGCAAGGTGGAACACATTTAAATGCGTTTAGAGAAGCATTAGTAAAAACTATTCGTGAATTTTATGGTAAAAATTACGACGCATCAGATATTAGAAAATCTATTGTAAGTGCCATTGCTATAAAAGTTATGGAACCCGTTTTTGAAAGTCAGACAAAAACGAAGTTAGGCTCTACCGATATGGGAGGCGACTTACCTACTGTTAGAACTTATATTAGTGATTTTCTAAAAACATATTTAGATAACTATTTACATAAAAACCCAGAAACTTCAGAAAAATTACAACGTAAAATTTTGCAGGCCGAACGGGAGCGTAAAGAATTATCGGGTATTCGGAAGCTAGCCAAAGATCGCGCTAAAAAGGCGAGTCTTCATAATAAAAAATTACGTGATTGTCGAGTTCATTTTGGTGATACAAAAAACGAAAGAAACTTAGAAACGACCTTGTTTATTACAGAGGGAGATTCGGCTTCTGGAAGTATCACAAAATCACGCGATGTCAATACGCAAGCAGTTTTTAGTTTAAAAGGAAAACCTTTAAACTGTTATGGTTTAAGTAAGAAAATTGTTTACGAAAATGAAGAGTTTAATTTGTTGCAGGCTGCATTAAATATAGAAGAGACTTTAGAAGATTTAAGATATAATAATGTTGTGATAGCTACCGATGCCGATGTAGATGGTATGCATATTAGGTTGTTATTAATTACGTTTTTTCTTCAGTTTTTTCCTGAAGTTATAAAAAATGGACATCTATATATTTTACAAACCCCTTTATTTAGAGTTCGTAATAAAAAGGAAACTATCTATTGTTATTCTGAAGATGAACGTAGAAATGCTATTGAAAAATTAAAGCCAAAGCCAGAAATAACTCGATTTAAAGGACTTGGTGAAATTTCGCCAGACGAGTTTAAACATTTTATTGGAGATGATATACGATTAGATCCTATTATGCTAGATGATAATATGTCTATTGAAGATTTATTAGCATTTTACATGGGTAAAAACACACCAACAAGACAAGAGTTTATTATTGATAATTTGAAGGTGGAATTAGATATTGTAGAATAA
- a CDS encoding 4Fe-4S dicluster domain-containing protein: MAIIITDECINCGACEPECPNTAIYEGADDWRYKDGTSLEGTVVLTNGKEVDADEAQEPISDELYYIVPDKCTECKGFHDEPQCAAVCPVDCCVPDEDVVETDEELLAKQRFMHPED; this comes from the coding sequence ATGGCAATTATAATAACAGATGAATGTATAAATTGTGGTGCTTGTGAACCTGAGTGCCCAAATACAGCAATATATGAAGGTGCCGATGATTGGCGCTATAAAGATGGAACAAGTTTAGAAGGAACAGTTGTTTTAACCAATGGTAAAGAGGTTGATGCAGATGAAGCTCAAGAACCTATAAGTGACGAGCTTTACTATATTGTACCAGACAAATGTACCGAATGTAAAGGGTTTCATGACGAACCACAATGTGCTGCAGTTTGTCCTGTAGATTGTTGTGTGCCTGATGAAGATGTTGTAGAAACTGATGAAGAGCTTTTAGCTAAACAACGTTTTATGCATCCTGAAGATTAA
- a CDS encoding DNA gyrase/topoisomerase IV subunit A, translating into MIEDSDDLINEQDEPQETITRITGMYKDWFLDYASYVILERAVPAIEDGFKPVQRRIMHSMKDLDDGRYNKVANIVGHTMQYHPHGDASIADAMVQIGQKDLLIDTQGNWGNILTGDRAAASRYIEARISKFGLDVVFNPKITEWQASYDGRRKEPVNLPVMFPLLLAQGGEGIAVGLSTKILPHNFIELIDASIKHLQGKRFTILPDFPTAGIADFSNYNDGLRGGKVRVRAKISQLDKNTLVITEIPFGTTTSTLIDSILKANDKGKIKVKKIEDNTAAEVEILVHLPSGLSPDKTIDALFAFTSCESSISPLGCVIEDNKPLFVGVTEMLRRSTDNTVQLLKQELEIKLGEFEEQWHFASLERIFIENRIYRDIEEEETWEGVIRAIDKGLQPHIKHLKRAITEDDIVRLTEIRIKRISKFDIDKAQQKIDALEAQIAEIKNYLANLIDYAIAYFTRLKKEYGAGRERKTEIRTFDDVDATKVVIRNTKLYVNREEGFIGTSLRRDEYVCDCSDIDDIIVFTKQGQMMVTKVDSKTFIGKDIIHVEVFKKKDKRTIYNMIYRDGTKGPSYIKRFAVTSITRDREYDLTNGNKNSTVLYFSANPNGEAEVVTILLRQAGSIKKLKWDIDFADILIKGRVSKGNLVTKYSIKRIELKEKGVSTLKPRKIWFDDTVQRLNVDGRGELIGEFRGEDKLLIINQSGIVKTVTPEVTMHFDNDMIVMEKWVPKKPISAVYFNGEKDLYYVKRFLIENEGREESFISEHPNSQLEIISTDWKPMAEIVFAKERGKERKDNLEINLEEFISIKGISALGNQLTREKVNQINLLDPIPFEAPEEVHADDLEVVDETEVSTEIEQDSNTENSKVNGESKADLDIDEEGQITLF; encoded by the coding sequence ATGATTGAAGACAGCGACGATTTAATTAACGAACAAGACGAACCTCAAGAAACCATAACCCGTATTACGGGAATGTATAAAGATTGGTTTTTAGATTATGCCTCTTACGTTATTTTAGAAAGAGCTGTCCCAGCCATTGAGGACGGATTTAAGCCAGTACAGCGCCGTATCATGCATTCTATGAAAGATTTGGATGATGGGCGCTACAATAAAGTAGCTAATATTGTTGGTCATACTATGCAATATCACCCGCACGGTGATGCCAGTATTGCAGATGCCATGGTGCAAATAGGTCAAAAAGATTTATTAATAGATACTCAAGGTAACTGGGGAAATATTTTAACAGGCGATCGCGCTGCTGCTTCGCGTTATATTGAAGCCCGTATTTCTAAGTTTGGATTAGATGTTGTTTTCAATCCTAAAATAACGGAATGGCAAGCCAGTTATGATGGCAGAAGAAAAGAACCTGTAAATTTACCTGTTATGTTTCCTTTGCTTTTAGCACAAGGAGGAGAAGGTATAGCAGTAGGGTTGTCTACCAAAATATTACCACACAATTTTATAGAACTTATTGATGCTTCTATTAAGCATTTACAAGGGAAACGTTTTACTATTTTACCTGATTTCCCGACAGCAGGTATAGCCGATTTTTCTAATTATAATGACGGTTTACGTGGTGGTAAAGTGCGTGTTCGTGCTAAAATTTCACAATTAGACAAAAATACCTTAGTTATTACTGAAATTCCTTTTGGAACGACGACTTCTACTTTGATAGATTCTATTTTAAAGGCGAATGACAAAGGAAAAATTAAGGTTAAAAAGATAGAGGATAATACCGCTGCCGAAGTTGAAATATTGGTGCATTTACCGTCTGGGTTATCACCAGATAAAACTATTGATGCCTTATTTGCTTTTACAAGTTGTGAGTCTTCAATTTCGCCTTTAGGATGTGTTATTGAAGATAATAAACCGCTGTTTGTTGGTGTCACAGAAATGTTAAGACGCTCAACCGATAATACTGTTCAGCTTTTAAAACAAGAATTAGAAATAAAATTAGGGGAGTTTGAAGAACAATGGCATTTTGCTTCTTTAGAGCGTATTTTTATTGAAAATAGAATTTATCGTGATATTGAAGAAGAAGAAACTTGGGAAGGTGTTATTCGTGCCATAGACAAAGGACTTCAGCCACATATAAAACATTTAAAACGCGCCATTACAGAAGATGATATTGTGCGTTTAACAGAAATTCGTATTAAACGTATTTCCAAATTTGATATTGATAAAGCACAACAGAAAATAGATGCTTTAGAAGCACAAATAGCCGAAATTAAAAACTATTTAGCTAATTTAATAGACTATGCTATAGCTTATTTTACAAGGCTTAAAAAAGAATACGGAGCGGGAAGAGAACGTAAAACAGAGATTAGAACCTTTGATGATGTTGATGCGACTAAAGTGGTTATAAGAAACACAAAACTTTATGTGAATAGAGAAGAGGGCTTTATTGGCACCTCTTTACGTCGTGATGAGTATGTCTGTGATTGTAGTGATATTGACGACATTATAGTATTTACCAAGCAGGGACAAATGATGGTTACCAAAGTAGATTCTAAAACCTTTATTGGTAAAGATATTATACATGTTGAAGTATTTAAAAAGAAAGATAAGCGTACTATTTATAATATGATTTATCGTGATGGAACTAAAGGACCATCTTATATAAAACGTTTTGCAGTAACCAGTATTACACGTGATAGAGAATATGATTTAACTAACGGAAATAAAAACTCTACAGTATTATATTTTTCAGCTAACCCTAATGGTGAAGCAGAAGTTGTTACTATTTTATTACGACAAGCGGGAAGTATTAAGAAACTAAAATGGGATATTGATTTTGCCGATATTTTAATAAAAGGGCGTGTATCAAAAGGAAATTTAGTTACTAAATATTCTATTAAGCGTATAGAGCTTAAAGAAAAAGGTGTATCTACTTTAAAACCACGGAAAATATGGTTTGATGACACTGTACAAAGACTTAATGTAGATGGCAGAGGAGAGTTAATTGGAGAATTTAGAGGAGAAGATAAACTGCTTATTATTAATCAGTCAGGAATTGTAAAAACAGTAACACCAGAGGTTACCATGCACTTTGATAATGATATGATTGTCATGGAAAAATGGGTACCTAAAAAACCAATATCTGCGGTTTATTTTAATGGTGAAAAAGACTTGTATTATGTAAAACGGTTTTTAATTGAAAATGAAGGTAGAGAAGAGTCTTTTATCTCGGAGCATCCTAATTCACAATTAGAAATTATTTCAACAGATTGGAAGCCTATGGCAGAAATTGTTTTTGCTAAAGAACGTGGAAAAGAAAGAAAAGATAACTTAGAGATTAATTTAGAAGAATTTATTTCAATAAAAGGTATTAGTGCTTTAGGAAATCAATTAACTAGAGAAAAAGTAAATCAAATAAATTTATTAGATCCTATTCCTTTCGAAGCACCAGAGGAAGTACATGCCGACGACTTAGAAGTTGTTGATGAAACTGAGGTTTCAACTGAAATTGAGCAAGATTCTAATACTGAAAATTCAAAAGTGAATGGAGAGTCTAAAGCCGATTTAGATATTGATGAAGAAGGACAAATTACCTTGTTTTAA
- a CDS encoding SRPBCC family protein, translated as MPTIEIKTEIHSDKKKCFDLARNIELHQESLKFSGEKAIAGKTKGLIEHGEWVSWEAKHLGFVQHLTSKITEFEAPNYFVDEMVLGAFKSFRHEHHFEETNAGTQMTDVFYFESPLGILGKIANTLFLKRYMTSLLKTRNKFLKEKAEALKQ; from the coding sequence ATGCCTACAATCGAAATAAAAACGGAAATACATTCTGATAAAAAAAAGTGTTTTGATTTAGCTAGAAATATTGAGCTTCACCAAGAGTCATTAAAGTTTTCTGGAGAGAAGGCTATAGCTGGAAAAACAAAAGGGTTGATAGAACATGGTGAATGGGTGAGTTGGGAAGCAAAACATCTTGGTTTTGTACAACACCTAACCTCCAAAATAACCGAATTTGAAGCCCCAAATTATTTTGTAGATGAAATGGTTTTAGGAGCCTTTAAATCATTTCGACATGAACATCATTTTGAAGAAACGAATGCTGGAACTCAAATGACAGATGTTTTTTATTTTGAATCCCCTCTAGGGATTTTAGGCAAAATTGCAAATACGCTTTTTTTAAAGCGGTATATGACAAGCCTTTTAAAAACTAGAAACAAATTCTTAAAAGAAAAAGCCGAAGCTTTAAAACAATAA